The DNA segment TCCTTTTGAGGCGGTGACGCGAAAACTCTTCGCGCGCATTTGCAAAACCGGTCTCCATGAGATGGCGCTTGGCACCGCGCTTTGGGACGCGAAGGCGCACCGGACGGCCACGCTCTTGTGACAGCCACTTCACCCAAAGACCCATGTTGTCAGGCTCGATCGGCACCAATACTTCAGCGGGTGGCGGCTCGTCGGCGTATACGCGCTCAAGCAAAACACCGATCATTTCAGCATCGGTGACGTCCTCAACCTTGTCGAGTATGACCCGCTTTCGTCCCCGGATTCTGCCAAGGCGGACATGGAGTACGACCACGCTCGCCTCGAGGTCATCCTGGTCGATAGCGATGACGTCAAACGTCTCCTTGCGCTGGGTCACGAGCTGCTGTTTGGCGAGCACTCGCTCGACTGCAACCCGTTGGTCGCGGAGCCGCCCGGCGCGTTCGTAGTCTTGGGAGGACGACGCTTCTTCCATTTGAACCGTGAGGGTGTCGAGCAGCTCGTCGTCGTGGCCTTGCAAAAACCGGGCCATGCCTTCGACGAATCCCTCGTATCGCTCAGCGGTAACGGCGCCCACGCACGGACCCGAGCACCGGTCTATGTGGAACAGCAGACACGGCGATCCGAGGGATTCGTGGTTTGCAAACTTGGAGTCTTTGCAGGTCCGAACGGGAAAAGTCCGCAGCAGCAGGTCGAGCGTTCCGCGGATTGCATATGCGTGCGCATAGGGGCCAAAATACTGGACATCCTTGCGCCGACGCCCCCGCATGACCTGAGCGCGTGGCCACTCGTCACCGCGAGTCAGTGCAAGATAGGGAAACGACTTGTCGTCGACCAGCCGAATGTTGAAGCGGGGGCGATGCTCCTTGATGAGCGCATACTCGAGCATGAGTGCCTCGACCTCGGTGCCGGTGACGATCCATTCCACCTCCGCTGCGGCCGTGACCATGGCACGTGTTCGCGGTTGCAACTCGGCCGCGAAGTAGTTGGCGAGTCGATGTCTGAGCACCTTAGCTTTGCCGACGTACAGCACCTGGTCATGCCCATCGCGGAATATGTACGCGCCGGGCGAGTCCGGTATCGAAGAAGGGGGTGGACGCGTGAGCATGTTTCAATGGTAGAGAGCCATACCGTCTGTTTTGCCACCGTGCCGGGCGGGCCGGTGAAGGCCTTGACCGGTCCGAGCGAGCCTTACTTCAGGCTATCGAACGAAAACGGGCAGCCTCAAACATGGTGTCGACGACGTTCCTGTCGCCTATGTCGATCACCCCGCGGTTGCGGAGCTCCTCTAGGTCGGACGGCAACATCCATTCCGGGACTACAGCGTAGATTTCAAGTTCAGGGGCAGCCGTTGCAATAGCACCCCGAGATGGCGCTTCGACAAGGCTCCACACCCGACCGTTGCCGTACTCATATGCAACAAGATGTTCATATGCAACAAGATGTTCCTGCATGGTGTCTCCCTGGACGATTCCAAGAACCATCGGCACATTCCGCTGGCGGCTTTAATGTGGTCTGACCCATCGACGGGCGCACACGAAACTCATCGTCGCTGCCACGAGTATCCAACAAGCCGTGGAAAGTGTTGCTGACCACGCATTGTTTCATCGCGCTTCATAGCCCGTTCGCTGGCACCGCGTTCGACCATTGCCGTAAGCGACCATCCCGTCGCAGCAGCCGCGGTGAGCACATCTGCAAGGGACCGATGATGGAACACCATCACACCGTCGCCGGCGGGCTCAGAAGAACGCGATCTCTCGAAGTACGGTCCCCACCGCCACAGATACTCACCGTCGCTCGTGTCGAAGATTGGACCCGCTCCGGGCGCCGTATAGGCCGGGTGGTTGGAGACCACCACAAGCCAACCGCTGGGTGCAACGACTCGGGCTGTCTCTTCGAAGAAACGACCGAGATCTTCAATATGCTCGAGAACCATCACCGCATATGCTCCTGCGACGGCGGCATCACGAACCCATGCAAGCTCGGGAAGGTAGGAGCGGACCACCGGGTTGTTTTGCCTTGCAGTTGTCAGCAGGGTCACAGATCCATCAACACCGACGATGGTCCCAGACAACGCTCGGGCCACCTGCCCTTCGCCGCATCCGAGGTCCAACACAACTCCCTCGTTCGTCGGCCCCGCCAGATCGCACAGCAGCGGAGTGATGTCCTCCCGATACACCGGATCTGCATCGATTTCTTGCTGCCACCATTGCGCAAGCGATTCCCACGCTGTCACTGTGGCGCCACCAAAACGTCGGCACTCACCGGTTCCTTAGCGGTCCATCGGCGTCGGCCCCGTATCGCAACAGCGCCGATCGTGATCGCGATCGGAAAGCCTGGACTCCAACCGAGCGACGCCTGCAGCGTGATCAGCGACCCTGCGGCGACGAGAGCGCCCAATGCAACAACGATCTTTGACCATGGCCACGACGACCGCTCGACCACAACCGCGACTGTGATCATGGTGACCGCAACTTCATGGGACATCGCGTGCGGCGAACCGAGAACGAACACGACAGCCAACAACGCAAATAGGGTCGAGTATTCGTCATCCCCGCGCCAAAGTTGGACCATCCCAAGCCACAGAACGCCGGCGAGACCGATTGCCAAAAGCACGAGTGGGCCGCGCTCGGATCCACTCAGGTTTTGCGCGAACCCGAGTATCGAACTCGCCGAGAATCCGTTCCTCACCGCATCCGCGCTTCCAAACTGGGCCGCCTGGCGGAGCCACTCAGAAAGCCAACCCCAGCCATAGACGACACCGTTCATTAGCCAGAACACCGCGGCGCCCGCCAATGAGCCAACAACAAGCCGCCCTCGTTTCGCGAGCACCCAGACAGCAAGAAGGGGCACCCCGAACGTTGGTTTGTAGAGCAGTACGCTGCCAAGAACACCGGCGGCGATGTCTTGATCCGCTTCGAGAAGTCGCCAGACGCCCACGAGAATGAGGACGGTCACCGCGGTGTTGGTACCCCCGACGATGACACGGGTCGTTGGCGGAAACAACAGCGATACCGCAACGGCTAACGACCAGTTTCGCAGCAACAGCCGGGGCAACAGCGGCCTCGCCAGCCAAGCTGCTACCAGCCACGCTGCCAGCATGAGCACTGTGTAAACAATTGCAGCGGTTACGAACGGCAGCGTTGCAAGCGGTCCGAATGTGGTAGCCACGATCGGCGGATAGGCAAAATACCAATACACACCGTCGCTCACATTTGTTAGCGGCTGTTGCGCGGCCCTTTGGGTTGCAGTGTCGTACAGCACCGAGTAGTCACCCGCGTTAGCGATCAGACCGGCACCGTAGAACGCCGCAAAATCACCCCCTGGAGGACGGACCCCAGGTGATGGAACTGTCATTCTTGCGGGGATGGACAAGAGCCAGATCACTACAACGACAAGCATGACCTTGCCGAAGATCGAGACCCGTCGCTCACCCATGGGCGACCAAATCTGCGACGGGTTCCTCAGATTTCTCAATCCACCCCGGAAGTTCGTGCAATACCGCGGCGCCGATAACCAACGACACCAAGAACATCGGCGCCCACCCGAGCGACACCGCCGCCAACCCCAGCCATGAAACAACACTCAGCCCGATCAGCCAGGGTGCGACGTCTCTTGTAGCGCGCTGAACTAGCACGGCCACCGGCAACATCAGAACCGCGGTCTCGTGGGACATTGCGTGTGCACTGCCCCAGATTGACGCCACGGTGAGCACCGCCATCAGGGTCGCCAAATCAGTGCTTTTGTTGGACCAGACCCATGCCGTGCCCAGCCACACAGCAACGAGTACTACACCGGCCAGCACCGTGTACCACACCCATTGGACATTCGAAATGTTCTGTGCGAAACCCAGGATCGAACTCGCGCTTGGACCGTTTATCAACGCGTCCTTACGGCCGAACGCCTCCGCCTGAGACCACCAGGGGACAACCCACCCCAAACCGGCCAGCACCGCATTCGCCCCGTAGAATACGGCAGCACCGCCCGCACCACCCGTGACTGCCCGCCAGCGACGGGAAACGACGAGCACTGCAAGCACCGGCAATCCAAAAGTCGGTTTGAACAACAACAGCGAGGCTACAACCCCCGCGGCTAGATCCCTGTCTGACTCCAAGAGCCGCCACACAACGACCAGTAGTAGCAGCGTGAAAGCGGTGTTTGACCCTCCTGCCACCACTTGGCGCATAGGCCAGAAGGAGAGCGCCGCGAGGAAGGCCCATTGCGGATGTTCGTCGATTCTTGGCAGCAGCGATCTCCCGATGGCCACCGCCCCTACGAGCGATCCCAGCATGAAGAGCAGGTGCAGCGTGAGAGCCGGCACGTATGAGACGCGAGCGAGGAACCCATACCCCCATGCGACAACCGGTGGATAGCTGAAGTAGAGGAACTTGCCCGGCACCACCCGGGTCGAATCTTGCTGCGCCTTGGCCTGCACGGCCTCGGAGTACAGGTTGTCGTAGTCACCTTGGTTGGCAAGCACACCTGCGCCGTAAAAAGCCGCGAAATCCCCACCGAGACCTTCACTGCTACGCGAGGTGAGGGCCGGTGCAAACGGCGACAGCACCACCGAAAGCAACAGCGCCGCCAACGC comes from the Acidobacteriota bacterium genome and includes:
- a CDS encoding DUF2029 domain-containing protein, with protein sequence MGERRVSIFGKVMLVVVVIWLLSIPARMTVPSPGVRPPGGDFAAFYGAGLIANAGDYSVLYDTATQRAAQQPLTNVSDGVYWYFAYPPIVATTFGPLATLPFVTAAIVYTVLMLAAWLVAAWLARPLLPRLLLRNWSLAVAVSLLFPPTTRVIVGGTNTAVTVLILVGVWRLLEADQDIAAGVLGSVLLYKPTFGVPLLAVWVLAKRGRLVVGSLAGAAVFWLMNGVVYGWGWLSEWLRQAAQFGSADAVRNGFSASSILGFAQNLSGSERGPLVLLAIGLAGVLWLGMVQLWRGDDEYSTLFALLAVVFVLGSPHAMSHEVAVTMITVAVVVERSSWPWSKIVVALGALVAAGSLITLQASLGWSPGFPIAITIGAVAIRGRRRWTAKEPVSADVLVAPQ
- the uvrC gene encoding excinuclease ABC subunit UvrC is translated as MLTRPPPSSIPDSPGAYIFRDGHDQVLYVGKAKVLRHRLANYFAAELQPRTRAMVTAAAEVEWIVTGTEVEALMLEYALIKEHRPRFNIRLVDDKSFPYLALTRGDEWPRAQVMRGRRRKDVQYFGPYAHAYAIRGTLDLLLRTFPVRTCKDSKFANHESLGSPCLLFHIDRCSGPCVGAVTAERYEGFVEGMARFLQGHDDELLDTLTVQMEEASSSQDYERAGRLRDQRVAVERVLAKQQLVTQRKETFDVIAIDQDDLEASVVVLHVRLGRIRGRKRVILDKVEDVTDAEMIGVLLERVYADEPPPAEVLVPIEPDNMGLWVKWLSQERGRPVRLRVPKRGAKRHLMETGFANAREEFSRHRLKRSSDHNARAKAISSLQEHLGLAEAPLRIECYDISTIQGAFTVASMVVFEDALPKKNQYRRFKIKTVEGQDDFAAMEEVLRRRFAAYIAERKAGITEDSKFAYPPTLIVVDGGPGQLSRAVKVLAEFDLAIPVVGLAKRLEEVYFPNMSEPLQIPRGDEALYLLQRVRDEAHRFAISYHRTLRGKGMVESTLDGVPGIGAKRRKDLLRRFGSLKRMREATEGQLAEVVPASVAKELYNQLHTSPARSRRVLPQR
- a CDS encoding class I SAM-dependent methyltransferase, with translation MTAWESLAQWWQQEIDADPVYREDITPLLCDLAGPTNEGVVLDLGCGEGQVARALSGTIVGVDGSVTLLTTARQNNPVVRSYLPELAWVRDAAVAGAYAVMVLEHIEDLGRFFEETARVVAPSGWLVVVSNHPAYTAPGAGPIFDTSDGEYLWRWGPYFERSRSSEPAGDGVMVFHHRSLADVLTAAAATGWSLTAMVERGASERAMKRDETMRGQQHFPRLVGYSWQRR
- a CDS encoding DUF2029 domain-containing protein; the encoded protein is MNAGKSALVAFWTDWRKRAYARAALAALLLSVVLSPFAPALTSRSSEGLGGDFAAFYGAGVLANQGDYDNLYSEAVQAKAQQDSTRVVPGKFLYFSYPPVVAWGYGFLARVSYVPALTLHLLFMLGSLVGAVAIGRSLLPRIDEHPQWAFLAALSFWPMRQVVAGGSNTAFTLLLLVVVWRLLESDRDLAAGVVASLLLFKPTFGLPVLAVLVVSRRWRAVTGGAGGAAVFYGANAVLAGLGWVVPWWSQAEAFGRKDALINGPSASSILGFAQNISNVQWVWYTVLAGVVLVAVWLGTAWVWSNKSTDLATLMAVLTVASIWGSAHAMSHETAVLMLPVAVLVQRATRDVAPWLIGLSVVSWLGLAAVSLGWAPMFLVSLVIGAAVLHELPGWIEKSEEPVADLVAHG